In Capsicum annuum cultivar UCD-10X-F1 chromosome 7, UCD10Xv1.1, whole genome shotgun sequence, one genomic interval encodes:
- the LOC107853557 gene encoding berberine bridge enzyme-like 21, with protein MSSSCLVLFLHFLLLLKFSSLSDASSVYDSFINCLSTKSIPQSEISKIVYSPNNLSFNSILQAYIRNRRFFNSSKTSKPAIIVTPTEESHVAGIVLCTKEINLQLKIRSGGHDYEGISYMSNVPFIILDMFNLRAISIDVNDETTWVQAGATLGELYYNIWMKSEVLGFPAGVCPTVGIGGHVSGGGYGNMLRKFGLSVDNVLDARLVDVNGRILDRKSMGEDVFWAIKGGGGASFGVILAFKIQLVQVPQTVTYFKVERFLDQNATDIVVQWQNVASKIDNNLFIRLLIQPVTAKNKEKVEGAEDTKTIRATFIALFLGDSSTLMSLVSKEFPALGLTKKDCFQMRWIDSILLWANFDNTARPEALLNRTGDSLVFLKRKSDYVLEPIPKDKLESIFQKMISLGKVGLVFNPYGGRMNEIPEDETPFPHRAGIIFKIQYSANWNESGLVAEKDYLSQIRDLYSYMTPFVSKNPRQAYLNYRDLDIGTNDQGPNSLEQGRIYGTKYFKNNFNRLVKVKSMADPQNFFKNEQSIPTQTHSIHAKWTRKYRRMFQSR; from the coding sequence ATGTCTTCTTCTTGTCTTGTtttgtttcttcattttctcttgctTTTAAAATTCAGTTCCTTATCTGATGCTTCTTCTGTCTATGACTCATTCATCAATTGCCTCTCCACCAAATCAATTCCCCAATCAGAAATCTCCAAAATCGTCTACTCCCCAAATAACCTCTCCTTTAATTCCATTTTACAAGCCTATATTAGAAATCGTCGATTTTTTAACTCCTCCAAAACTTCCAAACCGGCCATCATTGTCACCCCTACGGAAGAATCCCATGTCGCTGGCATTGTCCTTTGTACCAAAGAGATCAATTTACAGCTTAAAATTCGCAGCGGAGGCCATGATTATGAGGGCATTTCATATATGTCGAATGTAccttttattattcttgatatgttTAATCTCCGAGCAATTTCCATAGATGTCAATGATGAAACGACTTGGGTACAAGCAGGTGCTACTTTAGGGGAACTTTACTACAACATTTGGATGAAAAGTGAAGTTCTTGGTTTTCCGGCGGGTGTTTGCCCTACTGTTGGTATTGGTGGGCATGTCAGTGGCGGTGGATACGGGAATATGCTTCGTAAGTTTGGACTCAGTGTTGATAATGTATTGGATGCTCGACTGGTGGATGTTAATGGTAGAATTCTTGACAGGAAATCAATGGGTGAAGATGTATTTTGGGCAATTaaaggtggtggtggtgctagttttggtgtcattttagccttcaaaatccAACTTGTTCAAGTTCCACAAACTGTGACTTACTTCAAAGTTGAAAGGTTTTTAGACCAGAATGCTACTGATATTGTTGTCCAGTGGCAGAATGTTGCTAGCAAAATTGACAATAATCTCTTCATAAGGCTACTTATACAACCCGTTAcagcaaaaaataaagaaaaggtcGAGGGTGCAGAGGACACAAAGACTATACGTGCAACATTCATAGCGTTGTTCCTCGGTGATTCTAGTACACTAATGTCTCTTGTAAGCAAAGAATTCCCTGCTTTGGGATTAACAAAGAAGGATTGTTTCCAAATGAGGTGGATTGATTCAATCCTGCTGTGGGCAAATTTCGACAACACGGCAAGGCCAGAAGCCTTGTTAAACAGAACAGGGGATTCATTAGTTTTCTTGAAAAGAAAATCGGATTACGTTCTAGAACCAATACCTAAAGATAAATTGGAATCAATTTTTCAGAAGATGATTTCTTTGGGAAAAGTAGGGCTAGTTTTCAATCCTTATGGAGGAAGAATGAATGAAATTCCCGAGGACGAAACTCCATTTCCTCATAGGGCAGGGATTATTTTTAAGATTCAGTATTCAGCGAATTGGAATGAATCGGGATTAGTGGCAGAAAAAGATTACCTTTCACAGATAAGAGATTTGTACAGCTACATGACTCCATTTGTTTCAAAGAACCCTAGACAAGCCTATCTTAATTACAGGGATCTTGATATTGGTACAAATGATCAAGGCCCAAACAGCTTAGAACAAGGACGAATATACGGGACCAAGTATTTCAAGAACAATTTTAATAGATTGGTAAAAGTGAAATCAATGGCGGATCCACAAAATTTCTTCAAAAATGAGCAGAGTATTCCTACTCAAACTCACTCCATTCATGCCAAATGGACAAGAAAATATAGGAGGATGTTCCAATCAAGGTGA